One genomic region from Rosa rugosa chromosome 1, drRosRugo1.1, whole genome shotgun sequence encodes:
- the LOC133727319 gene encoding protein JINGUBANG has translation MKGSTRANKVFSEESTSLPGQKFGRLKNYPDGDESPSPPNYDPDLLGGEDLSSSPFTKSPWSTHMYNKEHTSPEAAGEPNFSPNVLMGSLVREEGHIYSLAASGDLLYTGSDSKNIRIWKKQNEFSGFKSNSGLVKAIILANDKIFTGHQDGKIRVWRVSTKNPSNHKRVGTLPTLRNLLRCSMKPSSYVEVRRHSSKVLWIKHFDAISCLSLSEDKTLLYSASWDKTFKVWRASDFKCLESINAHDDAVNALVVGFDGLVFTGSADGTVKIWRKELQGKGTKHFFSQTLLKQECAVTALAVNPEATIVYCGSSDGLVNFWEREKNLQHGGVLRGHKLAVLCLAAAGCLVFSGSADMGICVWRRSSEGDHICLSVLTGHTGPVKCLAVEKDKEATSGETRWIVYSGSLDKSVKMWRVSEQAPPMVPNQKHQHYTSDGYCVPMLSSAPSFASRTSMGSRRI, from the coding sequence ATGAAGGGATCGACGAGAGCCAACAAAGTGTTCTCCGAAGAGTCGACCAGCCTCCCTGGACAGAAGTTCGGCCGGTTGAAGAACTACCCCGACGGGGACGAAAGCCCTAGTCCTCCGAATTACGACCCGGACTTATTAGGCGGCGAAGACTTGTCGTCCTCTCCATTCACCAAGTCTCCTTGGTCCACGCACATGTACAACAAGGAACATACTTCTCCAGAGGCGGCCGGGGAGCCTAACTTCTCCCCGAACGTCCTCATGGGCTCCCTTGTCCGTGAGGAAGGCCATATATATTCTCTGGCCGCCTCCGGAGACTTGCTGTACACGGGGTCGGACAGCAAGAACATTAGAATCTGGAAGAAACAGAATGAATTCTCCGGTTTCAAGTCTAACAGTGGTTTGGTCAAGGCTATCATACTCGCCAACGATAAAATCTTCACAGGGCATCAAGATGGGAAGATTAGGGTATGGAGAGTTTCAACCAAGAACCCAAGCAACCACAAACGAGTCGGGACCCTTCCGACTCTGAGGAACTTATTAAGGTGCTCGATGAAGCCGAGTAGCTACGTCGAGGTGCGACGACACAGCAGCAAGGTTTTGTGGATCAAGCATTTCGACGCCATTTCGTGCTTGAGCTTGAGCGAGGACAAGACCTTGCTCTACTCGGCGTCGTGGGATAAGACGTTTAAGGTGTGGAGAGCCTCCGATTTCAAGTGCTTGGAGTCCATCAACGCTCACGACGACGCCGTTAACGCGCTGGTGGTGGGATTCGACGGCTTGGTTTTCACCGGTTCGGCTGACGGAACCGTCAAGATATGGAGAAAGGAGTTACAAGGGAAAGGGACGAAGCATTTCTTCTCGCAGACGCTGTTAAAACAGGAATGCGCGGTTACGGCGTTGGCGGTAAACCCAGAAGCGACCATTGTTTACTGTGGATCATCGGACGGTTTGGTTAATTTCTGGGAGCGGGAAAAGAATCTCCAACACGGCGGTGTTTTGAGAGGGCACAAGTTGGCGGTTCTATGCTTAGCGGCGGCCGGGTGCTTGGTGTTCAGTGGCTCAGCCGATATGGGGATATGCGTGTGGAGACGGTCGTCGGAGGGGGACCACATTTGCTTGTCGGTGCTGACGGGGCACACCGGGCCGGTGAAGTGTTTGGCGGTGGAAAAAGATAAGGAGGCTACTTCCGGGGAGACGCGGTGGATTGTGTATAGCGGGAGTTTGGACAAGTCGGTGAAGATGTGGAGGGTTTCAGAACAAGCGCCGCCGATGGTGCCGAACCAGAAGCACCAGCATTACACGTCCGATGGGTACTGCGTGCCCATGTTGAGCTCCGCCCCAAGCTTCGCCTCTCGTACATCTATGGGTTCCAGAAGAATTTAG
- the LOC133719690 gene encoding extra-large guanine nucleotide-binding protein 1, whose protein sequence is MPPEAEEAEEGAQYSFAMEYKGPPVSYDLPKAVPINVDRIPVAAVVGQVSIPDKLSLPVVQPVLAPGSLMKTFSKELKASQSTVSPTSVIAFDRRSEDDTTKELEGSESATVSPASVIGFEERAEERGAGCGALSGELSSSGGLEFSNGLNYGSGELSDVNNGSWAWSGGALTAPSGGKESLDLNQPEPDWASSESVLSLDYPSSRVSSTKAVDCDVKRPAVVTFRDIESDDDDGVEEDEAEVVPVKREPQSKGKKKSCYRCLKGTRFTEKEVCIVCDAKYCSSCVLRAMGSMPEGRKCVTCIGFPIDENKRGCLGKCSRMLKRLLNDLEVRQVMKAEKFCEANQLPPNYICVNGQPLCHEELVVLQTCSNPPKKLKPGNYWYDKVSGLWGKEGQKPLKVISPHLSVGGPIKANASNGNTQVFINGREITKVELRMLQLAGVQCAGNPHFWVNEDGSYQEEGQKNTKGYIWGKAGTKLVCAVLSLPVPSKSSNPCGEPLSYVGSRVVPDYIEQRILQKILLVGYNGSGTSTIFKQAKILYKAIPFSEDERENIKFTIQSSVYGYLGILLEGRERFEEESLAEIRNQCSSSQTDARGNNNKTLYSIGPRLKAFSDWLLKIMVSGDLEAIFPAATREYAPLVEELWNDSAIQATFKRRSELEMLPGVATYFIERAVDILRVDYEPSDLDILYAEGVTSSNGLACVDFSFPPSASEDNINHNNDQQDSLLRYQLIRVNARGLGENCKWLEMFEDVGMVIFCVSLSDYDQFSVDGSGSFSNKMLQTRSFFESIITHPTFEHMDFLLILNKFDVLEEKVERVPLTQCDWFDDFHPVVSRHRSSSNNSSNNINSSPSLGHLAAHYIAVKFKRLYSSLTGKKLYVSLVKGLQPNSVDAALKYSREILKWDEERGNFSFDYSVYSTEASSYSH, encoded by the exons ATGCCGCCGGAGGCGGAAGAAGCGGAGGAGGGGGCGCAGTACTCGTTTGCTATGGAGTATAAAGGTCCTCCGGTGAGTTACGATCTTCCGAAGGCGGTTCCGATCAACGTCGACAGAATCCCCGTGGCGGCTGTCGTCGGACAGGTGTCTATTCCGGATAAGTTGTCGTTGCCGGTGGTCCAGCCGGTTCTGGCGCCCGGTTCGCTGATGAAAACGTTCTCCAAAGAGCTCAAGGCTTCCCAGTCGACGGTGTCTCCGACCTCGGTGATCGCTTTCGATCGGAGAAGCGAGGACGACACGACGAAGGAGTTGGAAGGGTCGGAATCGGCGACGGTTTCGCCGGCGTCGGTGATTGGGTTCGAGGAGAGAGCTGAGGAGAGGGGGGCTGGGTGTGGTGCTTTGTCCGGAGAATTGAGTAGCTCCGGCGGGTTGGAGTTTTCGAACGGGTTGAATTACGGGTCGGGTGAGCTGTCCGATGTGAATAATGGTAGCTGGGCTTGGAGCGGAGGAGCATTGACGGCTCCGAGTGGTGGGAAGGAGAGTTTGGATTTGAATCAACCCGAACCCGATTGGGCTTCCTCCGAGTCCGTTTTGAGCTTGGACTATCCGTCTTCTCGGGTTTCCTCCACCAAGGCTGTGGACTGCGATGTGAAACGACCCGCTGTGGTGACGTTTCGGGACATTgaatctgatgatgatgatggtgttgAGGAAGATGAGGCTGAGGTTGTGCCGGTGAAGCGGGAGCCTCAGAgcaaaggaaagaagaagtctTGTTATAGATGTCTGAAGGGGACTAGGTTCACTGAGAAGGAGGTGTGCATTGTTTGTGACGCCAAGTACTGCAGTAGTTGTGTTCTGAGAGCTATGGGGTCGATGCCGGAAGGCCGAAAATGTGTTACTTGTATTGGATTTCCTATTGATGAGAACAAAAGAGGGTGCTTGGGGAAGTGCTCTAGGATGCTCAAGCGGCTGCTGAATGATTTGGAGGTTCGGCAGGTGATGAAAGCCGAAAAGTTTTGTGAAGCAAATCAGCTACCGCCGAATTACATTTGTGTGAATGGACAGCCTCTTTGCCACGAGGAGCTTGTTGTGTTACAGACCTGCTCAAACCCCCCGAAGAAGCTAAAACCAGGAAACTATTGGTATGATAAAGTTTCTGGACTTTGGGGAAAG GAAGGACAGAAGCCTTTGAAGGTAATCAGTCCCCATCTTAGTGTTGGGGGTCCCATCAAGGCAAATGCTAGTAATGGGAACACACAGGTTTTTATCAATGGCCGGGAAATTACCAAAGTTGAGCTTCGGATGTTACAG TTGGCAGGAGTTCAGTGTGCTGGTAACCCACACTTTTGGGTGAATGAGGATGGGTCATACCAAGAGGAGGGCCAGAAAAATACTAAAGGATACATATGGGGAAAG GCTGGAACCAAGCTTGTTTGTGCTGTCTTGTCACTGCCAGTGCCTTCTAAATCTTCGAATCCTTGTGGAGAACCCCTGAGCTATGTTGGTAGCAGAGTCGTCCCTGATTACATTGAGCAGAGAATACTTCAGAAAATTCTTTTAGTTGGATATAATGGATCCGGAACAAGTACTATATTCAAACAG GCCAAGATTCTATATAAAGCTATCCCTTTCTCGGAAGATGAGCGTGAAAATATCAAGTTTACAATACAGAGCAGTGTATATGGCTATCTTGGTATACTACTGGAAGGACGTGAGCGTTTTGAAGAGGAAAGTTTGGCTGAGATCAGAAATCAATGTTCTTCTAGTCAAACAGATGCGAGAG GGAACAACAACAAAACTCTTTACTCCATTGGCCCGAGACTGAAAGCATTTTCTGATTGGCTTCTCAAGATAATGGTGTCAGGTGATTTGGAAGCCATTTTCCCAGCTGCTACCCGTGAATATGCACCATTGGTTGAGGAGTTGTGGAATGATTCAGCCATTCAAGCTACATTCAAGCGGAGAAGTGAATTGGAAATGTTACCTGGTGTTGCTACTTATTTCATAGAGAGG GCTGTTGACATATTAAGAGTAGACTATGAGCCTTCGGATCTGGATATTCTATATGCTGAAGGTGTTACTTCATCTAATGGGCTTGCTTGTGTAGACTTCTCATTTCCACCGTCGGCATCTGAAGATAACATCAATCATAATAATGATCAGCAGGACTCTTTGCTTAG GTACCAACTGATTAGAGTAAATGCAAGAGGACTTGGAGAAAACTGCAAATGGTTGGagatgtttgaagatgttgGAATGGTCATATTCTGTGTATCCTTGAGCGACTATGATCAGTTTTCTGTGGATGGTAGTGGGTCCTTTTCAAACAAGATGCTACAGACCAGAAGTTTCTTTGAAAGCATCATTACTCATCCAACATTTGAACATATGGACTTCCTTTTGATTCTAAACAAGTTTGATGTGCTTGAGGAAAAGGTAGAAAGGGTACCACTTACTCAGTGTGACTGGTTTGATGATTTCCATCCAGTGGTTAGCCGTCATCGGTCCAGCAGCAACAACAGTAGCAACAACATTAATAGTAGCCCCTCGCTGGGTCATCTAGCAGCTCACTACATTGCAGTAAAGTTCAAGAGGCTATATTCTTCTCTAACCGGAAAGAAACTGTACGTTTCTCTGGTAAAAGGGTTGCAGCCTAATAGCGTAGATGCAGCTCTTAAATATTCAAGGGAGATTTTAAAATGGGATGAAGAGAGAGGCAACTTCAGCTTTGATTACTCTGTCTATAGCACTGAGGCAAGCTCTTATTCACATTGA
- the LOC133719697 gene encoding protein root UVB sensitive 4, whose translation MQSSFYAASNSHHFLLSWKTPQPQFTPRKPLPRKLRTTFKAPTFTNSLRTSIGYEPEEGLGEDPGPSTPPGRLPVVIRRSGRVSRYFWDGDCLQLVGVDGRAASFGLDLDDGFRKFYRVCSCAVRDFFIPKQVSGNYMSYVKWKFLHRVFSSALQVLATQAMFRAIGIGYSRSLPAAAALNWVLKDGLGRLSRCIYTASLASAFDTNLKRVRFSTSVLFTLSVGVELLTPAYPQYFLLLASLANVAKQISLACYIATSSAVHRSFAIADNLGELSAKAQIQTVCFDNLGLLLAALLNMLLKNNQRLQTGLPFVVYPIFSALDLCGIYQGLKHVHLQTLSKDRLEILLNTWIKLGKVPSPAEVSKEEGIDFLRCKDKGLWPIRIGYLDPKNQIPKLSMMAMRSTSDDDYYFISMETFYTRKRRTKQHGILLCLRERASTPDIIKGLLQACYIRKVLLMDENRWADMVDARDALDSALNEWPKLIDECKRRAQGDMYLLNEQMVARGWATKNILLSTQEQTRYSFVDD comes from the exons ATGCAATCATCTTTCTATGCAGCCTCCAACTCCCACCACTTCCTCCTCTCATGGAAAACCCCACAACCCCAATTCACACCCCGCAAGCCACTCCCCAGGAAGCTCCGTACCACCTTCAAAGCCCCAACCTTTACCAACTCCCTCAGAACCTCAATTGGGTACGAGCCGGAAGAAGGCCTCGGAGAAGACCCGGGTCCTTCAACGCCGCCGGGTCGGCTTCCGGTCGTGATTCGGAGGTCGGGTCGGGTTTCCAGGTACTTCTGGGATGGGGATTGCTTGCAATTAGTCGGTGTTGATGGCCGTGCGGCGTCGTTTGGTTTGGATTTGGACGATGGGTTTCGGAAATTTTATAGAGTCTGTAGTTGTGCTGTCAGGGATTTCTTTATTCCCAAGCAAGTTAGTGGGAATTATATGAGCTATGTGAAATGGAAGTTCTTGCACCGCGTTTTTAGCTCTGCGCTGCAGGTTCTTGCTACTCAG GCAATGTTTCGGGCCATTGGGATTGGGTACTCTCGTTCGCTTCCAGCGGCGGCTGCTCTTAACTGGGTCTTGAAGGATGGACTTGGACGGCTGAGTAGGTGCATCTATACTGCTAGTCTAGCGTCTGCTTTTGATACCAATTTGAAG AGAGTTCGGTTTTCAACCTCTGTTCTGTTCACGTTGAGTGTTGGAGTTGAGCTGTTGACACCTGCATATCCTCAGTATTTCCTGCTTCTTGCATCTTTAGCCAACGTTGCAAAACAAATAAGCTTGGCTTGCTATATAGCGACTAGT TCTGCTGTTCATAGAAGCTTTGCAATAGCAGATAATCTTGGTGAACTTTCGGCAAAGGCACAG ATTCAAACAGTGTGCTTTGATAACCTTGGCCTTTTGCTTGCTGCATTGTTGAATATGTTGTTGAAGAACAACCAAAG GTTGCAGACAGGCTTGCCCTTTGTTGTATACCCCATCTTCTCAGCACTTGACCTTTGTGGAATATATCAAGGGCTTAAACATGTCCATTTACAAACATTAAGTAAG GATAGACTTGAAATTCTGCTAAATACTTGGATCAAGTTAGGTAAAGTTCCTTCACCTGCAGAAGTGAGTAAAGAAGAAGGAATCGATTTCCTGCGGTGCAAAG ACAAAGGATTATGGCCCATCAGAATAGGGTACTTGGATCCAAAGAATCAAATACCCAAGTTATCCATGATGGCGATGAGATCTACTAGTGATGATGATTATTACTTCATATCCATGGAGACATTTTATACAAGAAAACGAAGAACTAAGCAA CATGGAATTCTTCTTTGTCTACGGGAAAGAGCCAGCACTCCAGATATTATCAAGGGTCTGTTGCAG GCATGCTATATCCGCAAAGTCCTGCTTATGGACGAGAATAGGTGGGCGGACATGGTAGATGCTAGAGATGCATTAGACTCTGCTCTAAACGAATGGCCAAAATTGATTGATGAGTGCAAACGGCGTGCACAGGGTGATATGTACCTGTTGAATGAACAAATGGTGGCCCGGGGTTGGGCTACTAAGAATATCTTACTGAGTACACAAGAGCAGACTCGATATAGTTTTGTAGATGACTGA
- the LOC133727320 gene encoding B3 domain-containing protein At4g34400-like isoform X1 encodes MATTRKPSFFKVLIGDHFCNRLKIPGAFLEHFDERVPEQCHLRIGTQTWLVDVEMVNQKFYFQNGWKEFVLENGLRGCEFLVFFYNGNSEFYVHIYGKNACRKEFAVAATGVSGTPKSMRVGSSRGMEEADSNDSSVQILDDFPTCSRRAGEKSSVPSHQQHKKDSRSWIGKETHGPKPGITTFTGKDDFPAEQYVGGTSSSKPKHEVLGRMYTDDDDDDKEEEESEEDDDDCEKDEESEEDENEADSEDDDEFENEADSEDKDGYEDEEEEEESDGDGDEGKSDDSIEILDEFPRCSKAKTMRKSSGLQKRKINSSKAKAKRSITRASGSSSNQKITGWKYKVLRKMPGSNGIGELIARHRAKDFISKSDKLDSCLIAMSPSYIRGSCVHFPRTFAYRHLGRHCSRIKLRVNKRRWRLGIYHVHKTVRLQAGWIEFKHDNNLKVGDVCVFELTDSINVLDVTIFRAAEAANCTLPGGRQTTGVQFKSEKGKEKAG; translated from the exons ATGGCAACAACAAGAAAACCCTCTTTCTTCAAGGTTCTTATAGGGGATCACTTCTGTAACAGATTG AAAATTCCCGGAGCTTTTCTTGAGCATTTTGATGAGAGAGTACCTGAACAGTGCCATCTTAGAATCGGCACTCAGACTTGGCTTGTTGATGTTGAAATGGTCAATCAGAAGTTCTATTTCCAAAATGGTTGGAAGGAATTTGTGCTTGAGAATGGTTTAAGGGGTTGCGAGTTTCTAGTTTTTTTCTATAATGGAAATTCGGAGTTCTATGTCCACATATATGGGAAGAATGCTTGCAGAAAGGAGTTTGCAGTTGCCGCTACTGGAGTAAGTGGCACACCGAAATCAATGCGTGTTGGTAGCTCCAGAGGGATGGAAGAAGCTGATAGTAATGACTCATCTGTTCAGATCTTGGATGACTTTCCAACCTGCTCAAGAAGAGCAGGGGAGAAATCTTCAGTACCAAGTCATCAGCAGCACAAGAAAGACAGTAGAAGCTGGATTGGTAAAGAGACACATGGTCCCAAACCAGGAATTACAA CTTTTACAGGAAAAGATGATTTTCCAGCGGAACAATATGTGGGAGGGACTTCTAGCTCGAAACCAAAACATGAGGTTCTTGGGAGGATGTACACTGATGACGACGATGATgacaaagaagaggaagagagtgaggaggatgatgatgattgtGAGAAAGATGAAGAGAGTGAGGAGGATGAAAATGAAGCTGAcagtgaagatgatgatgaatttGAAAATGAAGCTGACAGTGAAGACAAAGATGGttatgaagatgaagaagaggaagaagaaagcgatggagatggagatgaggGAAAAAGTGATGATTCTATTGAAATTCTGGACGAGTTTCCACGATGctcaaaagcaaaaacaatGAGGAAATCATCAGGGCTTCAGAAGAGAAAGATAAACAGTTCTAAAGCTAAAGCAAAAAGAAGCATAACACGTGCTAGTGGCTCGTCTAGCAATCAAAAAATCACAGGATGGAAATATAAGGTTTTAAGGAAAATGCCTGGATCTAATGGAATCGGAGAACTTATAGCTCGTCACAGAGCTAAAGATTTCATATCCAAATCTGACAAGCTTGATTCTTGTTTGATTGCCATGTCTCCTTCGTATATTAGGGGATCTTGTGTG CATTTTCCACGTACTTTTGCCTACAGACATCTTGGAAGGCATTGTAGTCGCATCAAACTTCGGGTTAATAAGAGGAGGTGGCGTCTTGGTATCTATCATGTCCATAAAACAGTTAGATTACAAGCTGGATGGATTGAATTTAAGCATGACAATAATCTGAAAGTGGGTGATGTGTGCGTCTTTGAGTTGACTGACAGCATCAATGTACTTGATGTTACAATTTTCCGCGCCGCAGAAGCTGCAAATTGCACCTTGCCAG GGGGAAGACAAACGACTGGGGTTCAATTCAAGTcggaaaaaggaaaagagaaagcTGGATAG
- the LOC133727320 gene encoding uncharacterized protein LOC133727320 isoform X2 produces MATTRKPSFFKVLIGDHFCNRLKIPGAFLEHFDERVPEQCHLRIGTQTWLVDVEMVNQKFYFQNGWKEFVLENGLRGCEFLVFFYNGNSEFYVHIYGKNACRKEFAVAATGVSGTPKSMRVGSSRGMEEADSNDSSVQILDDFPTCSRRAGEKSSVPSHQQHKKDSRSWIGKETHGPKPGITRKDDFPAEQYVGGTSSSKPKHEVLGRMYTDDDDDDKEEEESEEDDDDCEKDEESEEDENEADSEDDDEFENEADSEDKDGYEDEEEEEESDGDGDEGKSDDSIEILDEFPRCSKAKTMRKSSGLQKRKINSSKAKAKRSITRASGSSSNQKITGWKYKVLRKMPGSNGIGELIARHRAKDFISKSDKLDSCLIAMSPSYIRGSCVHFPRTFAYRHLGRHCSRIKLRVNKRRWRLGIYHVHKTVRLQAGWIEFKHDNNLKVGDVCVFELTDSINVLDVTIFRAAEAANCTLPGGRQTTGVQFKSEKGKEKAG; encoded by the exons ATGGCAACAACAAGAAAACCCTCTTTCTTCAAGGTTCTTATAGGGGATCACTTCTGTAACAGATTG AAAATTCCCGGAGCTTTTCTTGAGCATTTTGATGAGAGAGTACCTGAACAGTGCCATCTTAGAATCGGCACTCAGACTTGGCTTGTTGATGTTGAAATGGTCAATCAGAAGTTCTATTTCCAAAATGGTTGGAAGGAATTTGTGCTTGAGAATGGTTTAAGGGGTTGCGAGTTTCTAGTTTTTTTCTATAATGGAAATTCGGAGTTCTATGTCCACATATATGGGAAGAATGCTTGCAGAAAGGAGTTTGCAGTTGCCGCTACTGGAGTAAGTGGCACACCGAAATCAATGCGTGTTGGTAGCTCCAGAGGGATGGAAGAAGCTGATAGTAATGACTCATCTGTTCAGATCTTGGATGACTTTCCAACCTGCTCAAGAAGAGCAGGGGAGAAATCTTCAGTACCAAGTCATCAGCAGCACAAGAAAGACAGTAGAAGCTGGATTGGTAAAGAGACACATGGTCCCAAACCAGGAATTACAA GAAAAGATGATTTTCCAGCGGAACAATATGTGGGAGGGACTTCTAGCTCGAAACCAAAACATGAGGTTCTTGGGAGGATGTACACTGATGACGACGATGATgacaaagaagaggaagagagtgaggaggatgatgatgattgtGAGAAAGATGAAGAGAGTGAGGAGGATGAAAATGAAGCTGAcagtgaagatgatgatgaatttGAAAATGAAGCTGACAGTGAAGACAAAGATGGttatgaagatgaagaagaggaagaagaaagcgatggagatggagatgaggGAAAAAGTGATGATTCTATTGAAATTCTGGACGAGTTTCCACGATGctcaaaagcaaaaacaatGAGGAAATCATCAGGGCTTCAGAAGAGAAAGATAAACAGTTCTAAAGCTAAAGCAAAAAGAAGCATAACACGTGCTAGTGGCTCGTCTAGCAATCAAAAAATCACAGGATGGAAATATAAGGTTTTAAGGAAAATGCCTGGATCTAATGGAATCGGAGAACTTATAGCTCGTCACAGAGCTAAAGATTTCATATCCAAATCTGACAAGCTTGATTCTTGTTTGATTGCCATGTCTCCTTCGTATATTAGGGGATCTTGTGTG CATTTTCCACGTACTTTTGCCTACAGACATCTTGGAAGGCATTGTAGTCGCATCAAACTTCGGGTTAATAAGAGGAGGTGGCGTCTTGGTATCTATCATGTCCATAAAACAGTTAGATTACAAGCTGGATGGATTGAATTTAAGCATGACAATAATCTGAAAGTGGGTGATGTGTGCGTCTTTGAGTTGACTGACAGCATCAATGTACTTGATGTTACAATTTTCCGCGCCGCAGAAGCTGCAAATTGCACCTTGCCAG GGGGAAGACAAACGACTGGGGTTCAATTCAAGTcggaaaaaggaaaagagaaagcTGGATAG